The Sorex araneus isolate mSorAra2 chromosome 5, mSorAra2.pri, whole genome shotgun sequence genome has a segment encoding these proteins:
- the TRNAU1AP gene encoding tRNA selenocysteine 1-associated protein 1, which yields MAASLWMGDLEPYMDENFISRAFATMGETVMSVKIIRNRLTGIPAGYCFVEFADLATAEKCLHKINGKPLPGATPAKRFKLNYATYGKQPDNSPEYSLFVGDLTPDVDDGMLYEFFVKVYPSCRGGKVVLDQTGVSKGYGFVKFTDELEQKRALTECQGAVGLGSKPVRLSVAIPKASRVKPMEYSQMYSYSYNQYYQQYQNYYAQWGYDQNTGSYSYSYPQYGYTQSTMQTYEEVGDDALEDPTPQLDVTEANKEFMEQSEELYDALMDCHWQPLDTVSSEIPAMM from the exons ATGGCCGCCAGCCTGTGGATGGGGGAC CTGGAGCCCTATATGGACGAGAACTTCATCTCCAGAGCCTTTGCCACCATGGGGGAGACCGTGATGAGCGTCAAAATTATCCGAAACCGCCTCACTGG GATCCCAGCTGGCTACTGCTTTGTAGAATTCGCAGATTTGGCCACAGCTGAGAAGTGTTTGCATAAAATTAATGGGAAACCCCTGCCAGGAGCCACACCT gccAAGCGTTTTAAATTGAACTATGCCACTTATGGAAAGCAGCCAGATAACAG CCCTGAGTACTCCCTCTTTGTGGGGGACCTGACCCCAGATGTGGACGATGGCATGCTGTATGAGTTTTTCGTCAAAGTCTACCCCTCTTGTCGGGGCGGCAAGGTGGTTTTGGACCAGACGGGCGTTTCAAA AGGCTATGGATTCGTGAAGTTCACGGATGAGCTGGAACAGAAGCGAGCCCTGACAGAGTGCCAGGGAGCAGTGGGGCTGGGGTCTAAGCCAGTGCGGCTGAGTGTGGCCATCCCTAAAGC GAGTCGTGTGAAGCCTATGGAATATAGTCAGATGTACAGTTACAGCTACAATCAGTATTACCAGCAGTACCAGAACTACTATGCCCAGTGGGGTTACGACCAGAACACAGGCAGCTACAGCTACAGCTACCCCCAGTACGGCTACACCCAGAGCACCATGCAG ACATATGAAGAAGTTGGAGATGATGCATTGGAAG ACCCTACGCCACAGCTGGACGTGACTGAGGCCAACAAGGAATTCATGGAGCAAAGTGAGGAGCTATATGATGCACTGATGGACTGTCATTGGCAGCCACTGGACACAGTCTCTTCAGAAATCCCTGCCATGATGTAG
- the RAB42 gene encoding ras-related protein Rab-42 has translation MDAGGCRYQFRIALLGDAAVGKTSLLRRYVAGAPGTPEPEPEPEPEPTVGVEFYSRALQLRAGPRVKLQLWDTAGHERFRCITRSFYRNVVGVLLVFDVTNRKSFEHIRDWHQEVVATQGLDKAIFLLVGHKSDLQSRRCVSAQEAEELAASLGMTFLETSAANNYNVDLAFDTLADAIQQALQQGHIKLEEDWGGVRLMQLPRRPCREPQPGHCQC, from the exons ATGGACGCGGGGGGCTGCCGCTACCAGTTCCGGATCGCGCTGCTGGGGGACGCGGCCGTGGGCAAGACGTCGCTGCTGCGGCGCTACGTGGCGGGCGCGCCCGGGAcccccgagcccgagcccgagcccgagcccgagcccaCCGTGGGCGTCGAGTTCTACAGCCGCGCGCTGCAGCTTCGCGCCGGGCCACGGGTCAAGCTGCAGCTGTGGGACACCGCGGGCCACGAGCGCTTCAG GTGCATCACCAGGTCGTTCTACCGGAACGTGGTGGGTGTCCTGCTGGTCTTTGACGTGACGAACAGAAAGTCTTTCGAACACATCCGAGATTGGCACCAGGAGGTCGTGGCCACGCAGGGTCTGGACAAAGCGATCTTCCTGCTGGTTGGCCACAAGAGTGACCTGCAGAGCAGGCGCTGTGTCTCAGCCCAGGAAGCCGAGGAGCTGGCCGCCTCCCTGGGCATGACCTTCCTGGAGACATCCGCCGCAAATAATTACAACGTTGACCTGGCCTTCGACACTCTGGCAGATGCCATCCAGCAGGCCCTGCAGCAAGGCCACATCAAGCTGGAGGAGGACTGGGGTGGGGTCCGGCTCATGCAACTCCCCAGGCGCCCCTGCAGAGAGCCGCAGCCAGGCCACTGCCAGTGCTGA